A genomic segment from Streptosporangium roseum DSM 43021 encodes:
- a CDS encoding helix-turn-helix domain-containing protein produces MASRRSPTARHRRLITELNRLRESSGLSRAEVAERIGSTDTTVWRYETGLTRPKPSDVAALTDVYGVTGEARDSLIQMARDARKRGWWHRHRQALKPGFDSYIGLEAEASVVRSYEPLVVPGLMQTEPYARAVIEATALTHAPSAVDEKVSVRVSRQQLLHGPGDPIQLVAVLDEAVLRRQVGGPGVMREQLEHLLDLGRLPNVEIRVIPFSAGAHAAMDGKFCLLSFPEPGDPDLVYLEQAASGLVPEDPEEVRRYTLMFGSLSALALGAEASATFIAQMAKRCSNQPQE; encoded by the coding sequence ATGGCTTCCCGACGCAGTCCCACGGCCCGCCATCGCCGTCTGATCACGGAACTGAACCGCCTTCGGGAGAGCAGCGGGCTGTCACGGGCGGAGGTGGCCGAGCGGATCGGCTCCACCGACACCACCGTCTGGAGATACGAGACGGGGCTCACCCGTCCCAAACCCTCCGACGTGGCGGCCCTCACCGATGTGTACGGCGTGACCGGAGAGGCCCGGGACTCCCTGATCCAGATGGCCAGGGACGCCCGCAAGCGAGGCTGGTGGCACCGGCACCGGCAGGCCCTCAAACCCGGCTTCGACTCCTACATCGGGCTGGAGGCGGAGGCGTCGGTGGTGCGCTCGTACGAACCGCTGGTCGTCCCCGGCCTGATGCAGACCGAGCCGTACGCACGTGCCGTCATCGAGGCGACCGCCCTCACCCACGCCCCCTCAGCGGTCGATGAGAAGGTCTCCGTGCGCGTCTCGCGCCAGCAGTTGCTGCACGGCCCCGGTGACCCGATCCAACTCGTCGCGGTGCTCGACGAGGCAGTGCTCCGGCGTCAGGTCGGCGGCCCGGGGGTGATGCGCGAGCAGCTGGAACACCTGCTCGATCTCGGCAGGCTGCCCAATGTGGAGATCCGGGTGATCCCGTTCTCCGCTGGGGCGCACGCCGCGATGGACGGCAAGTTCTGCCTGCTCAGCTTCCCCGAGCCCGGCGATCCCGACCTCGTCTACCTGGAACAGGCGGCGAGCGGGCTCGTGCCGGAGGACCCGGAGGAGGTGCGCCGCTACACCCTCATGTTCGGGAGCCTGTCGGCACTGGCTCTCGGCGCGGAGGCGTCGGCCACCTTCATCGCCCAGATGGCGAAGAGATGTTCCAACCAACCACAGGAATGA
- a CDS encoding DUF397 domain-containing protein — MDLSSVMWRKSSRSTNGGDCVEVAIVPGDPALAGHKADADELYLVRDSKDPDGPALAFTQREWDAFVGGVKDGEFG; from the coding sequence ATGGATCTGTCCAGCGTCATGTGGCGCAAGAGCAGTCGCAGCACCAACGGAGGTGACTGCGTCGAAGTGGCGATCGTGCCCGGCGACCCGGCCCTGGCCGGACACAAGGCCGACGCCGACGAGCTCTACCTCGTCCGCGACTCCAAGGATCCGGACGGCCCGGCGCTGGCGTTCACCCAACGTGAGTGGGACGCCTTCGTCGGCGGTGTGAAGGACGGCGAGTTCGGCTGA
- a CDS encoding AAA family ATPase: MKPPPPPPSFEGLRAPGSGPVDPHPRTRKRMPFWDRVKFVLILTIIYFILVWNEMASYEGIISVRDAMIRTAAAAPWIFWLLGAEVLRQVHFSVSERSAGYHRFWMRGVFGGFERWSRRRFSDWNRFRMARAVKWLFWIAVLALILGEVLDTSPALALFQAPALLWQALPYVAQLAFAFFFIAFQFIGLFWLLSRGGVETYFPDDIKTRFTDVWGQDHVVERVKENIVFLERPDEIEERGGYVPSGLLLWGPPGTGKTLMAEAVAGETGKPYVFVDPGAFVNMFMGVGILKVKSLFRKLRKLSLRYGGVIVFFDEADSLGRRGSLAQQGPRGGPGFSPSAGGCHGFTYLAEESRWLLTRQGARREREPATGRSRFFMGGNMGGGGGDPGTLQALLTELSGLKKPRGIVNRHVRRLLGMRPKPPPKYRILVMMATNMPNSLDEALLRPGRIDRIYKVGYPSKAGRVRTYRGYFDKVDHDLTEEQLDKLATITPYATGATIKDLVNESLITAIRDGRKVITWSDVTRAKRLKQLGPPEDVEYIERERHAVAVHEACHAVAAYRTRYHLEIDIATIEKGADYLGMVASIKPEDQFTRWKSEHEADIMVSLASLAGERMFFAEDNSSGVSGDLFSATYLTALMEAHWGMGRGVTSVPALQELEIMGGKSMPKPGGGGIGFTRAPGGQAPAPDVLGERIEYNLVRLLDRTEDLLKEHRREVLCLAHALETHKTLNGDDVIAVLEHRRGPLVDGSIYASDDFYAEIEEYHLEAARAHREHSHVARELPVPLVPPRLEPATAVIQGAVVTGNGHGSTLPAAVGPVTAAGPDFVPWGDRGDTGQVPEHLPSPPPPDVPPPGRRLRTVLVVAAGLAALAAFTLLGVYTLNGGMTMAGEVGRPPGSGTLPVVLVAVVAAVMGIGVVFAVIRGAQATRVRAEAQRDRAVERAQLLAAAMDPEVAMRILGYKGTDGPKGR; the protein is encoded by the coding sequence ATGAAGCCACCGCCGCCGCCCCCGAGCTTCGAGGGCCTCCGCGCCCCCGGCTCCGGCCCCGTCGACCCGCATCCCCGGACCCGCAAGCGGATGCCGTTCTGGGACCGGGTCAAGTTCGTCCTCATCCTTACGATCATCTACTTCATCCTCGTCTGGAATGAGATGGCCTCCTACGAGGGCATCATCAGCGTCCGGGACGCGATGATCAGGACCGCGGCCGCGGCGCCGTGGATCTTCTGGCTGCTGGGGGCCGAGGTCCTGCGGCAGGTCCACTTCTCCGTCAGCGAGCGCTCCGCCGGATACCACCGGTTCTGGATGCGCGGGGTGTTCGGCGGCTTCGAGCGCTGGTCCCGCCGCCGCTTCTCCGACTGGAACCGCTTCAGGATGGCGCGGGCCGTCAAGTGGCTGTTCTGGATCGCGGTGCTCGCCCTCATCCTCGGCGAGGTGCTGGACACCTCACCCGCCCTGGCGCTGTTCCAGGCCCCGGCACTGCTCTGGCAGGCGCTGCCGTACGTGGCGCAGCTCGCCTTCGCGTTCTTCTTCATCGCCTTCCAGTTCATCGGCCTGTTCTGGCTGCTGTCACGGGGCGGCGTGGAGACCTACTTCCCCGACGACATCAAGACCCGGTTCACCGACGTCTGGGGACAGGACCACGTGGTCGAGCGCGTCAAGGAGAACATCGTCTTCCTGGAGCGGCCCGACGAGATCGAGGAGCGCGGCGGCTACGTGCCCAGCGGCCTGCTGCTGTGGGGGCCGCCCGGCACCGGAAAGACCCTGATGGCCGAGGCCGTGGCGGGGGAGACGGGCAAGCCGTACGTCTTCGTGGACCCCGGCGCGTTCGTCAACATGTTCATGGGCGTGGGCATCCTGAAGGTGAAGTCGCTGTTCAGGAAGCTCCGCAAGCTCTCCCTGCGGTACGGAGGCGTGATCGTCTTTTTCGACGAGGCCGACTCCCTCGGCCGCCGCGGCTCGCTGGCGCAGCAGGGGCCCCGGGGCGGCCCCGGCTTCTCCCCGAGCGCGGGCGGCTGCCACGGATTCACCTACCTGGCCGAGGAGAGCCGGTGGCTGCTGACCCGCCAGGGCGCGCGGCGGGAGCGGGAGCCCGCCACCGGCCGCAGCCGCTTCTTCATGGGCGGCAACATGGGCGGCGGCGGTGGGGACCCGGGGACGTTGCAGGCGCTGCTCACCGAGCTGTCGGGCCTGAAGAAGCCCCGCGGCATCGTCAACCGCCACGTCCGCAGGCTGCTCGGCATGCGGCCCAAGCCGCCGCCCAAGTATCGGATCCTGGTCATGATGGCGACCAACATGCCCAACTCGCTGGACGAGGCGCTGCTGCGGCCGGGCCGTATCGACCGCATCTACAAGGTGGGCTACCCGTCCAAGGCGGGGCGGGTCCGCACCTACCGCGGCTACTTCGACAAGGTCGACCACGACCTGACCGAGGAGCAGCTGGACAAGCTGGCCACGATCACGCCCTACGCCACCGGCGCCACGATCAAGGACCTGGTGAACGAGTCGCTGATCACAGCGATCCGTGACGGCCGGAAGGTCATCACCTGGTCGGACGTGACCAGGGCCAAGCGGCTCAAGCAGCTCGGGCCGCCGGAGGACGTGGAGTACATCGAGCGCGAGCGGCACGCGGTGGCCGTGCACGAGGCGTGTCACGCCGTGGCCGCCTACCGCACCCGCTACCACCTCGAGATCGACATCGCCACGATAGAGAAGGGCGCCGACTACCTCGGCATGGTCGCGAGCATCAAGCCCGAGGACCAGTTCACCCGGTGGAAGTCCGAGCACGAGGCCGACATCATGGTCTCGCTCGCCTCGCTGGCCGGGGAGCGGATGTTCTTCGCCGAGGACAACTCCTCCGGCGTCTCGGGTGACCTCTTCTCGGCCACCTACCTCACCGCGCTGATGGAGGCGCACTGGGGGATGGGCCGCGGGGTGACCTCGGTGCCCGCCCTGCAGGAGCTGGAGATCATGGGTGGCAAGTCGATGCCCAAACCCGGCGGCGGGGGGATCGGGTTCACCCGGGCGCCCGGCGGGCAGGCACCGGCCCCGGACGTGCTGGGCGAGCGGATCGAGTACAACCTGGTGCGCCTGCTGGACAGGACCGAGGACCTGCTGAAGGAGCACCGGAGGGAGGTGCTCTGCCTGGCGCACGCGCTGGAGACCCACAAGACGCTCAACGGCGACGACGTGATCGCGGTCCTGGAGCACCGGCGGGGACCGCTGGTGGACGGCTCGATCTACGCCTCGGACGATTTCTACGCCGAGATCGAGGAGTATCACCTGGAGGCCGCGCGGGCGCACCGCGAGCACAGCCACGTGGCACGGGAGTTGCCCGTCCCGCTGGTCCCGCCCCGGCTCGAACCCGCCACGGCGGTCATCCAGGGCGCGGTCGTCACGGGAAACGGCCACGGCTCCACGCTGCCCGCGGCGGTGGGGCCGGTGACCGCGGCCGGGCCGGACTTCGTGCCGTGGGGGGACAGGGGCGACACCGGCCAGGTGCCCGAGCACCTGCCGTCTCCGCCTCCGCCCGACGTGCCGCCGCCGGGGAGGCGGCTCCGGACGGTGCTGGTGGTCGCGGCCGGCCTGGCCGCGCTGGCGGCTTTCACGCTGCTCGGCGTCTACACGCTCAACGGCGGGATGACGATGGCGGGCGAGGTGGGGCGGCCGCCGGGGTCCGGCACGCTCCCGGTGGTGCTCGTCGCGGTCGTGGCGGCCGTCATGGGGATCGGCGTCGTCTTCGCGGTGATCCGGGGCGCCCAGGCCACCCGGGTCAGAGCCGAGGCCCAGCGGGACCGCGCCGTGGAGCGGGCCCAGCTCCTGGCCGCTGCGATGGACCCCGAGGTCGCGATGCGGATCCTCGGCTACAAGGGCACCGACGGCCCGAAGGGCCGCTGA
- a CDS encoding ATP-binding protein yields the protein MTLEQRTVPPRSTVTLRGAPESVSTARQRVRELLGEGHPAFDDVVLLVSEVVTNSVVHSCSGGGGRVAMTVAVSSGAVLVEVSDAGSGLSAPHVRNEPDAESGRGMFLVDLLADRWGIQGDGGGPRTVWFEVRF from the coding sequence ATGACGCTCGAGCAGCGGACCGTTCCGCCCCGGTCGACCGTCACCCTGCGGGGGGCGCCGGAGTCGGTGTCGACGGCCCGTCAGCGGGTCAGGGAGCTCCTCGGGGAGGGGCATCCCGCCTTCGACGACGTCGTCCTGCTGGTGAGCGAGGTGGTGACGAACTCGGTGGTCCACTCGTGCTCGGGCGGCGGCGGGAGGGTGGCGATGACCGTGGCGGTGAGCTCCGGCGCCGTGCTGGTGGAGGTCTCCGACGCCGGGTCGGGGCTGTCGGCGCCGCACGTGCGCAACGAGCCGGACGCGGAGAGCGGGCGCGGGATGTTCCTGGTGGACCTGCTCGCCGACCGGTGGGGGATCCAGGGCGACGGCGGCGGGCCCAGGACCGTCTGGTTCGAGGTCCGTTTCTGA